A portion of the Roseovarius sp. SCSIO 43702 genome contains these proteins:
- a CDS encoding amidophosphoribosyltransferase, with translation MAEATPTPDNVGAAATRRGALPTNALTLVGTFVKTRPEALIRHRSGQIEKVTLGDTVARQTVVAINDGLLVLMRNGKVSRLTMPTG, from the coding sequence ATGGCCGAAGCCACCCCGACCCCCGACAACGTGGGCGCCGCTGCCACCCGTCGCGGCGCTCTCCCGACCAATGCGCTCACCCTCGTGGGCACCTTCGTCAAGACCCGTCCCGAGGCGCTCATCCGTCATCGCTCGGGCCAGATCGAGAAGGTGACGCTGGGCGACACGGTCGCCCGTCAGACGGTCGTCGCGATCAATGACGGCCTCCTGGTTCTCATGCGCAATGGCAAGGTCTCGCGCCTCACCA
- the purF gene encoding amidophosphoribosyltransferase, translated as MPPAHPFDDDKLKEECGVYGVIGVADAANFVALGLHALQHRGQEAGGIVSYHPDEGFNNARRFGYVRDNFTKQSLMETLPGALAIGHVRYSTAGGKAPVIRDVQPFFGEFAMGGAAIAHNGNITNANALRRELIERGSIFQSNSDSECIIHLMARSLQKTIPDRMEDALRRVEGAFSVVAMTRTKLIGVRDPLGVRPLVLGQIGDGWVLSSETCALDIIGARYVREIEPGEMVVITDEGVESRRPFRQASSRFCIFEHVYFSRPDSIYGGRSVYETRRQIGVELAREAPVEADLVCPVPDGGTPAAIGYSQESGIPYGMGITRNQYMGRTFIEPTEQIRNMGVRLKLNVNRALIEGKRVILVDDSVVRGTTSRKIKDMILDAGAAEVHFRIASPPTAWPCFYGVDTPERDKLLAATMSEDEMREHLAVDSLKFISLDGLYRAVGEAEGRNSECPQYCDACFSGEYPVAPSDQIENGFELKAAE; from the coding sequence ATGCCTCCCGCCCATCCCTTCGATGACGACAAGCTCAAGGAGGAATGCGGCGTCTACGGCGTGATCGGCGTTGCCGACGCCGCCAATTTCGTGGCCCTCGGCCTTCACGCGCTACAGCACCGCGGGCAGGAGGCGGGCGGGATCGTCAGCTACCATCCCGACGAGGGCTTCAACAATGCGCGCCGCTTCGGCTACGTGCGCGACAATTTCACCAAGCAATCTCTCATGGAGACCCTGCCCGGCGCGCTCGCCATCGGGCATGTGCGCTACTCCACCGCCGGGGGCAAGGCGCCGGTCATCCGCGACGTGCAGCCCTTCTTCGGCGAATTCGCCATGGGCGGCGCCGCCATCGCGCATAACGGCAACATCACCAATGCCAACGCGCTGCGGCGGGAACTGATCGAGCGCGGCTCGATCTTCCAGTCCAATTCCGACAGCGAATGCATCATCCACCTCATGGCGCGCTCGCTGCAAAAGACGATCCCCGACCGGATGGAGGATGCGCTGCGCCGGGTCGAGGGGGCGTTCTCCGTGGTCGCCATGACCCGCACCAAGCTCATCGGCGTGCGCGATCCGCTGGGGGTGCGTCCGCTGGTGCTGGGCCAGATCGGCGACGGCTGGGTGCTCTCCTCCGAGACCTGCGCGCTCGACATCATCGGCGCCCGTTACGTGCGCGAGATCGAACCGGGCGAGATGGTCGTCATCACCGACGAGGGCGTCGAAAGCCGCCGCCCCTTCCGCCAGGCCAGTTCGCGTTTCTGCATCTTCGAACACGTCTATTTCTCGCGCCCCGATTCGATCTATGGCGGTCGCTCCGTTTACGAGACCCGCCGCCAGATCGGCGTGGAGCTCGCGCGCGAAGCGCCGGTCGAGGCCGATCTCGTCTGCCCGGTTCCCGACGGCGGCACGCCCGCGGCCATCGGCTACAGCCAGGAAAGCGGCATCCCCTACGGGATGGGGATCACCCGCAACCAGTATATGGGCCGCACCTTCATCGAGCCGACCGAGCAGATCCGCAACATGGGCGTGCGGCTCAAGCTGAACGTCAACCGCGCCCTCATCGAGGGCAAGCGCGTGATCCTCGTCGACGATTCGGTCGTGCGCGGCACCACCAGCCGCAAGATCAAGGACATGATCCTTGATGCCGGCGCCGCCGAGGTGCATTTCCGCATCGCCTCGCCCCCGACCGCCTGGCCGTGCTTCTACGGCGTGGACACGCCCGAGCGCGACAAGCTTCTGGCGGCGACCATGTCGGAGGACGAGATGCGCGAACATCTCGCGGTGGACAGCCTCAAGTTCATCTCGCTCGACGGGCTCTACCGCGCCGTGGGCGAGGCCGAAGGCCGCAATTCCGAATGCCCCCAGTATTGCGATGCATGCTTCTCGGGCGAATACCCGGTGGCCCCCTCCGACCAGATCGAGAACGGTTTCGAACTGAAGGCGGCTGAATAA
- a CDS encoding DMT family transporter yields the protein MSTHTVLIASALMIVTGVAVAVQSPINAAMGRIIESSLAAATVSFFVGFVALLILTLAVGDGPSLPRVTSVPPWLLVGGLFGALFVWSSLWSVSILGLLTLTIMVVLGQVAAAMVIDYLGAFGLTARPISIPRILAACCLLAGVVLSRY from the coding sequence ATGAGCACCCACACCGTTCTCATCGCCTCGGCCCTCATGATCGTCACCGGCGTCGCCGTGGCGGTGCAAAGCCCGATCAACGCCGCGATGGGCCGCATCATCGAAAGCTCGCTCGCCGCCGCCACGGTCTCCTTCTTCGTGGGATTCGTGGCGCTTCTGATCCTCACGCTCGCCGTGGGTGACGGGCCGAGCCTGCCGCGCGTGACATCGGTGCCGCCCTGGCTCCTGGTGGGCGGGCTTTTCGGCGCTCTCTTCGTGTGGTCCTCGCTCTGGAGCGTGTCGATCCTCGGCTTGCTCACGCTCACGATCATGGTGGTGCTGGGCCAGGTGGCGGCGGCGATGGTCATCGACTATCTCGGCGCCTTCGGCCTCACCGCGCGCCCCATCTCCATCCCCCGCATCCTCGCGGCCTGCTGCCTCCTGGCGGGGGTTGTATTGTCGCGCTACTGA
- a CDS encoding CvpA family protein has product MEGFTIIDGVVALVIVLSALLAYSRGFVREALAIGGWIVAGLLAFIFAPQVEPLVKEIPMVGDFLGDNCELSMIAAFAVVFAVALIIASLITPLFSSLVQRSVLGGLDQGIGFVFGVARGILLVAIAYFVYETVAASQEIRMIDDSRSARVFARMTGKIEDGNPEQALGWITRQYEELVGACDAPEPAETGTGTGTDEIAPATATE; this is encoded by the coding sequence ATGGAAGGCTTCACCATCATCGACGGCGTGGTCGCGCTCGTCATCGTGCTCTCGGCCCTGCTGGCCTACAGCCGCGGCTTCGTGCGCGAGGCGCTGGCCATCGGCGGCTGGATCGTGGCGGGTCTTCTGGCCTTCATCTTCGCTCCGCAGGTCGAACCGCTGGTGAAGGAAATCCCCATGGTAGGCGACTTCCTCGGCGACAATTGCGAACTTTCGATGATCGCGGCCTTCGCTGTCGTCTTTGCCGTGGCTCTCATCATCGCGTCACTGATCACGCCGCTCTTCTCGTCTCTGGTGCAGCGTTCGGTGCTGGGCGGGCTCGACCAGGGGATCGGCTTCGTCTTCGGCGTGGCGCGTGGCATCCTTCTCGTGGCGATCGCCTATTTCGTCTACGAGACCGTGGCGGCCAGCCAGGAAATCCGCATGATCGACGACAGCCGCTCGGCCCGCGTCTTCGCGCGCATGACCGGCAAGATCGAGGACGGCAACCCCGAGCAGGCCCTGGGCTGGATCACCCGCCAATACGAGGAACTCGTGGGCGCCTGTGACGCGCCCGAACCGGCCGAGACCGGCACCGGAACCGGCACCGATGAGATCGCGCCCGCGACCGCCACGGAATGA
- the radA gene encoding DNA repair protein RadA, translating into MAKTTYSCNACGAVTTKWSGRCEACGEWNTITEDARLSSGPAKASLGNAKGNRVPLTDLTTEESASPRTCSGIAELDRVLGGGLVPASALLVGGDPGIGKSTLLLQAAAAFARQGLKTIYVSGEEASAQVRMRAERLGLSDAPVQLAAETNLRDILTTIEAEKPRLVIIDSIQTMWSDTVGSAPGSVSQVRAAAHELTSFAKRRGVSVVLVGHVTKDGQIAGPRVVEHMVDTVLYFEGERGHQFRILRAVKNRFGPADEIGVFEMTGRGLAEVVNPSALFLSERGAPAPGSVVFSGIEGTRPVLVELQALVAPTPHAQPRRAVVGWDGARLAMILAVLEARCGIPFAGLDVYLNVAGGMKISEPAADLAVAAALLSAREDSALPPDTVVFGEISLSGALRPVSQRENRLKEAQKLGFTSAILPSGGKDAGGAGMTLTTVDDLTGFVGDIFGAG; encoded by the coding sequence ATGGCCAAGACCACCTATTCCTGCAATGCCTGCGGCGCCGTGACGACCAAGTGGTCGGGCCGGTGCGAAGCCTGCGGCGAGTGGAACACGATCACCGAGGATGCGCGGCTTTCCTCTGGTCCGGCCAAGGCGAGCCTCGGAAACGCCAAGGGCAACCGCGTCCCCCTCACGGATCTCACCACCGAGGAATCCGCGTCGCCGCGCACCTGCTCGGGCATCGCGGAACTCGACCGCGTGCTGGGCGGCGGTCTCGTCCCGGCCTCTGCGCTTCTGGTGGGCGGCGATCCGGGCATCGGCAAGTCCACCCTTCTCCTCCAGGCCGCCGCCGCCTTCGCCCGCCAGGGGCTCAAGACGATCTACGTATCGGGCGAGGAAGCCAGCGCACAGGTGCGGATGCGCGCCGAGCGTCTGGGCCTTTCGGACGCGCCCGTGCAGCTTGCCGCCGAGACCAACCTGCGCGACATCCTCACCACGATCGAGGCCGAGAAACCGAGGCTCGTCATCATCGATTCGATCCAGACCATGTGGTCCGACACGGTCGGCTCCGCCCCCGGCTCGGTCAGCCAGGTGCGCGCAGCGGCGCATGAACTGACCTCCTTCGCCAAGCGGCGCGGCGTGTCGGTCGTGCTGGTGGGCCACGTCACCAAGGACGGCCAGATCGCCGGCCCCCGCGTGGTCGAGCACATGGTCGACACGGTGCTCTATTTCGAGGGCGAGCGCGGCCACCAGTTCCGCATCCTGCGCGCGGTCAAGAATCGCTTCGGACCCGCGGACGAGATCGGCGTGTTCGAGATGACCGGGCGCGGCCTTGCAGAAGTCGTTAACCCTTCTGCGCTATTCTTGTCCGAACGTGGCGCACCCGCGCCCGGATCGGTTGTCTTTTCCGGCATCGAGGGCACGCGCCCCGTGCTGGTCGAATTGCAGGCGCTCGTCGCGCCCACCCCCCACGCGCAGCCGCGCCGCGCGGTCGTGGGCTGGGACGGTGCGCGCCTCGCCATGATCCTCGCCGTGCTCGAGGCACGTTGCGGCATCCCCTTCGCGGGGCTCGACGTCTATCTCAACGTGGCGGGCGGGATGAAGATCTCCGAACCCGCCGCCGACCTCGCCGTCGCCGCCGCCCTGCTCTCCGCCCGCGAGGACAGCGCACTTCCGCCCGACACGGTCGTTTTCGGCGAAATCAGCCTCTCCGGCGCCCTCCGCCCGGTAAGCCAGCGCGAAAACAGGTTGAAAGAAGCGCAAAAACTTGGTTTCACCTCGGCCATCCTTCCGTCCGGCGGCAAAGACGCGGGCGGGGCTGGCATGACCTTGACGACAGTGGACGATCTGACGGGTTTCGTGGGTGACATTTTCGGCGCCGGGTAG
- a CDS encoding paraquat-inducible protein A, which produces MLLRLANLSLLVLFPVAWFAPLLRAGLLPLFGLSEISVISGLQSLWQTDVFLALVVTAFALFAPYLKTIGLALIHYGLLRRRVLPVLAILGKLAMADIFLIALYITIARGIGVGRIETAWGLHLFTGCILASLLVGHMTRKRGLTKPGP; this is translated from the coding sequence ATGCTCCTGCGCCTCGCCAATCTTTCGCTGCTCGTCCTCTTTCCCGTGGCGTGGTTCGCACCGCTCCTGCGCGCGGGGCTGCTGCCGCTTTTCGGCCTCTCCGAGATCAGCGTCATTTCGGGGCTGCAATCGCTTTGGCAAACGGACGTGTTCCTCGCGCTCGTGGTGACCGCCTTCGCGCTCTTCGCACCCTATCTCAAGACGATCGGCCTCGCCCTCATCCACTACGGTCTCCTGCGCCGCCGCGTCCTGCCCGTGCTCGCCATCCTGGGCAAGCTCGCGATGGCCGACATCTTCCTCATCGCGCTCTACATCACCATCGCCAGGGGAATTGGCGTGGGCCGGATCGAGACCGCCTGGGGCCTCCATCTCTTCACCGGCTGCATCCTCGCCTCGCTTCTCGTGGGCCACATGACACGCAAACGGGGTTTGACGAAACCCGGCCCGTGA
- a CDS encoding VWA domain-containing protein, producing the protein MFLPFFEELRKTGVPVSLREFLTFLSGLRAGLVTYDPDGFYYLARTSLVKDERHIDRFDRAFAASFSGLESITMDEVMKAVDLPADWLRKMAEKHLTPEEKAEIEALGGFDKLMETLKERLKEQQGRHQGGNKWIGTAGTSPFGAYGYNPEGIRIGQDESRHQRAVKVWDKREFRNLDDSIELGTRNIKVALKRLRNWVRDGAHEELDLDGTIRATADHGYLDVVTRPERRNAVKLLLFLDVGGSMDPHIRIVEELFSAARAEFKHLEYYYFHNCLYEGVWRDNRRRWDAVTPTWEVLNTYGSDYKCIFVGDASMSPYEVAYPGGANEHWNEEAGETWLRRARDQWPANLWINPVPEAHWGYTQSIQMISQIFDGQMVPMTLEGLDRGMKMLVR; encoded by the coding sequence ATGTTCCTGCCCTTCTTCGAAGAACTGCGAAAGACCGGCGTGCCGGTCTCCCTGCGCGAATTCCTCACCTTCCTGTCGGGCCTGCGCGCCGGGCTCGTGACCTATGACCCGGACGGGTTCTACTATCTCGCGCGCACGTCGCTGGTGAAGGACGAACGCCACATCGACCGCTTCGACCGCGCCTTCGCGGCCAGCTTCTCGGGCCTCGAGAGCATCACGATGGACGAGGTGATGAAGGCCGTGGACCTGCCCGCCGACTGGCTGCGCAAGATGGCCGAGAAACATCTGACCCCCGAGGAGAAAGCCGAGATCGAGGCGCTCGGCGGCTTCGACAAGCTGATGGAGACGCTGAAGGAACGGCTCAAGGAGCAGCAGGGCCGCCACCAGGGCGGCAACAAGTGGATCGGAACGGCGGGCACCTCGCCTTTCGGCGCGTACGGCTACAACCCCGAAGGCATCCGCATCGGCCAGGATGAATCCCGCCACCAGCGCGCGGTGAAGGTCTGGGACAAGCGCGAGTTCCGCAATCTCGACGACAGCATCGAGCTCGGCACACGCAACATCAAGGTGGCCCTCAAGCGCTTGCGCAACTGGGTTCGCGACGGCGCGCACGAGGAACTCGACCTCGACGGCACGATCCGTGCCACCGCCGATCATGGCTATCTCGACGTGGTCACGCGCCCCGAACGGCGCAACGCGGTCAAGCTCCTGCTCTTTCTCGACGTGGGCGGCTCGATGGACCCGCATATCCGCATCGTCGAGGAGCTGTTCTCGGCAGCCCGGGCCGAGTTCAAGCATCTCGAATACTACTATTTCCACAACTGCCTTTACGAAGGCGTCTGGCGCGACAACCGCCGCCGTTGGGACGCGGTCACGCCCACCTGGGAGGTGCTCAACACCTACGGCTCCGACTACAAGTGCATCTTCGTGGGCGACGCCTCCATGTCGCCCTACGAGGTGGCCTATCCCGGCGGCGCCAACGAGCACTGGAACGAGGAAGCGGGCGAAACCTGGCTCAGGCGCGCGCGCGACCAGTGGCCCGCGAATCTCTGGATCAACCCGGTGCCCGAAGCGCATTGGGGCTATACCCAGTCGATCCAGATGATCTCGCAGATCTTCGACGGGCAGATGGTCCCCATGACGCTCGAAGGGCTCGATCGCGGCATGAAGATGCTGGTCCGCTGA
- a CDS encoding DUF2927 domain-containing protein, translating to MRRILLPVLLTLGACTPGTPGDVPSRAAMPAPEQLASIKVFAHARPEPPARSNADIRRDFLDLAMQLESGRQLRTFSRFEGPIRVRVTGAPPATLMPDLVRVLHRLRREAGIDIDLAGRTGANITIQAISRAAIRRELPQAACFVVPNIDDISQYGSARRAGRTNWSDLVRREKIAIFLPSDASPQEVRDCLHEELAQAIGPLNDLYRLSDSVFNDDNVHTVLTGFDMLILRAFYDPALRSGMGYNEVANRLPAILSRLNPRGDTIPPRPVSATPRAWINAIQTALGPGTRQAQRQAAAQEAVRIAETMNWTDHRRGFSHYALGRITQSSAPVFAQNHFAAADAYYRRAPATAIHRAHAASQLAAYAITQGKGEAALALVNAQIPVAERHENAALLATLMLLRAEALDLTGRASDARAVRLDSLGWARYGYGADWAVRAKQREIASLNPFKGF from the coding sequence ATGCGCCGTATCCTTCTTCCCGTTCTCCTGACCCTCGGGGCCTGCACGCCGGGCACGCCGGGCGATGTGCCCTCACGCGCGGCCATGCCCGCGCCCGAGCAACTCGCCTCGATCAAGGTCTTCGCCCACGCCCGCCCCGAGCCGCCCGCGCGCTCCAACGCCGACATCCGCCGCGATTTCCTCGACCTCGCGATGCAGCTCGAATCCGGTCGTCAGCTCCGCACCTTCTCGCGATTCGAGGGGCCGATCCGCGTCCGCGTGACCGGCGCGCCACCCGCGACGCTCATGCCCGATCTGGTGCGCGTGCTGCACCGCCTGCGCCGCGAGGCCGGCATAGACATCGACCTGGCCGGCCGAACCGGCGCCAACATCACCATCCAGGCCATCTCGCGCGCCGCGATCCGCCGCGAACTGCCGCAGGCCGCCTGTTTCGTCGTTCCCAATATCGACGACATCTCTCAATACGGGTCCGCGCGCCGCGCGGGCCGGACGAACTGGTCGGACCTCGTGCGCCGCGAGAAGATCGCGATCTTCCTGCCTTCCGACGCCAGCCCGCAGGAGGTGCGCGACTGCCTGCACGAGGAACTGGCCCAGGCCATCGGCCCGCTCAACGATCTCTATCGGCTGAGCGACAGCGTCTTCAACGACGACAACGTGCATACCGTTCTGACGGGCTTCGACATGCTGATCCTGCGCGCCTTCTACGACCCGGCGCTGCGCTCGGGCATGGGCTACAACGAGGTCGCGAACCGCCTGCCCGCGATCCTCTCGCGGCTCAACCCGCGCGGTGACACGATCCCGCCGCGCCCGGTGAGCGCGACCCCGCGCGCCTGGATCAACGCCATCCAGACCGCGCTCGGCCCCGGCACCCGGCAGGCACAGCGTCAGGCCGCCGCGCAGGAGGCCGTGCGGATCGCCGAGACGATGAACTGGACCGATCACCGACGCGGATTCTCGCATTACGCGCTGGGCCGGATCACGCAATCCTCCGCGCCGGTCTTCGCCCAGAACCATTTCGCCGCCGCCGACGCCTACTACCGCCGCGCGCCCGCCACCGCGATCCACCGCGCCCACGCGGCCTCGCAACTGGCCGCCTACGCCATCACGCAAGGCAAGGGCGAGGCCGCGCTGGCCCTCGTGAACGCGCAGATCCCCGTGGCCGAGCGGCACGAGAACGCCGCCCTTCTCGCCACGCTCATGCTCCTGCGCGCCGAGGCGCTCGATCTCACGGGCCGCGCCTCCGACGCCCGCGCCGTGCGGCTGGACAGCCTGGGCTGGGCGCGCTACGGATACGGGGCCGATTGGGCGGTGCGCGCCAAACAGCGCGAGATCGCGTCGCTCAACCCCTTCAAGGGCTTCTGA
- a CDS encoding MoxR family ATPase encodes MKFTGTDAYVATEDLTVAVNAAITLERPLLVKGEPGTGKTELARQVAQSLGLEMIEWNIKSTTRAAQGLYEYDAVSRLRDSQLGEERVHDVSNYIRRGKLWQAFASEKRVVLLIDEIDKADIEFPNDLLQELDRMEFHVYETGETITARHRPVIIITSNNEKELPDAFLRRCFFHYIRFPDMETLKKIVEVHHPGIKPALLTTALTQFYEIRDQQGLKKKPSTSEVLDWLKLILAEDLSPEDLKRDASEALPRLHGALLKNEQDVHLFERLAFMARRAR; translated from the coding sequence ATGAAATTCACCGGCACCGATGCCTATGTGGCCACCGAGGACCTGACCGTCGCCGTCAACGCGGCCATCACGCTCGAGCGTCCGCTCCTCGTCAAGGGCGAGCCGGGCACCGGCAAGACCGAACTCGCCCGCCAGGTCGCGCAGAGCCTCGGGCTCGAGATGATCGAATGGAACATCAAGTCCACGACCCGCGCGGCCCAGGGCCTCTACGAATACGACGCCGTGAGCCGCCTGCGCGACAGCCAGCTCGGCGAGGAGCGCGTGCATGACGTCTCGAACTACATCCGCCGCGGCAAGCTCTGGCAGGCCTTCGCGAGCGAGAAGCGCGTCGTGCTGCTCATCGACGAGATCGACAAGGCCGACATCGAGTTCCCGAACGACCTTCTGCAGGAACTCGACCGGATGGAATTTCACGTCTACGAGACGGGCGAGACGATCACCGCGCGTCATCGCCCGGTCATCATCATCACCTCCAACAACGAGAAGGAGCTGCCCGACGCCTTCCTGCGGCGCTGCTTCTTCCACTACATCCGTTTCCCCGACATGGAGACGCTGAAGAAGATCGTCGAGGTGCACCATCCCGGCATCAAGCCCGCCCTCCTGACCACCGCCCTCACCCAGTTCTACGAGATCCGCGATCAGCAGGGGCTCAAGAAGAAACCCTCGACCTCCGAGGTGCTCGACTGGCTCAAGCTCATCCTCGCCGAGGATCTCTCGCCAGAGGACCTCAAGCGCGACGCGAGCGAGGCGCTCCCCCGCCTGCACGGCGCACTTCTGAAGAACGAGCAGGACGTCCACCTCTTCGAACGTCTCGCCTTCATGGCCCGCCGCGCCCGGTGA
- the dksA gene encoding RNA polymerase-binding protein DksA: MKSEVFLPEDYQPVEDEPFMNERQTEYFRRKLLTWKAEILEGSRDTIEGLQDGTRAIPDVADRASEETDRALELRTRDRQRKLVAKIDQALRRIEDGEYGYCEVTGEPISLKRLDARPIATMSLEAQERHERREKVHRDD; this comes from the coding sequence ATGAAGTCCGAGGTGTTTCTGCCGGAGGATTACCAGCCTGTCGAGGACGAACCGTTCATGAACGAGCGGCAGACCGAGTATTTCCGCCGGAAACTGCTGACCTGGAAGGCCGAGATCCTCGAGGGCAGCCGGGACACGATCGAAGGACTTCAGGACGGCACCCGCGCCATTCCCGACGTGGCCGACCGCGCGAGCGAGGAGACCGATCGCGCGCTGGAGCTGCGCACGCGGGACCGGCAGCGCAAGCTCGTCGCCAAGATCGACCAGGCGCTGCGCCGGATCGAGGACGGGGAATACGGATATTGCGAGGTGACGGGCGAGCCCATCAGCCTCAAGCGGCTCGATGCGCGTCCGATCGCCACGATGAGCCTCGAGGCGCAGGAGCGTCACGAGCGCCGCGAGAAGGTGCACCGCGACGACTGA
- a CDS encoding FAD-dependent monooxygenase encodes MTEATGAIRGRRIIVVGAGIGGLAAAAALARRGADVTVLEQAEAIREVGAGLQISPNGAAVLRALGLAEDVAAQSVRASGVTLCDHRGGEVTTVDMRGRDFHLFHRADLIDLLRRAALAEGARVLLLQKVREVRPGCAPRIVLASGAEMGADVVIGADGLNSVTRAALNGVVAPFFTGQVAWRATIPNETGRRDDVRLHMGPHRHLVSYPLRQGRLLNLVAVQERAAWAAASWSQTDDPMVLRAAFADFGADVRGMLERVETVNLWGLFRHPVAPFWHAEGVTLLGDALHPTLPFMAQGANMALEDAWVLARALAEAGTPKAAFARYRTERETRVRRIVDAATGNARKYHLALPPVRWAAHAGLRLAGRLAPGAMMRSLEWIYGTDVTRDG; translated from the coding sequence ATGACGGAAGCGACGGGTGCGATAAGGGGACGGCGGATCATCGTCGTGGGCGCCGGGATCGGCGGACTTGCCGCGGCGGCCGCGCTGGCGCGGCGGGGAGCCGATGTGACGGTTCTCGAGCAGGCGGAGGCGATCCGCGAGGTGGGCGCGGGCCTTCAGATCAGCCCCAACGGCGCCGCGGTGCTGCGCGCGCTCGGGCTGGCCGAGGACGTGGCGGCGCAATCTGTCAGGGCCTCGGGCGTCACGCTCTGCGACCATCGCGGGGGCGAGGTCACCACGGTCGACATGCGGGGCCGGGACTTTCACCTTTTCCACCGCGCCGACCTGATCGACCTGCTGCGTCGTGCCGCGCTGGCCGAGGGTGCGCGTGTGCTTCTGCTTCAGAAGGTGCGGGAGGTGCGGCCGGGATGCGCGCCGCGTATCGTGCTGGCCTCGGGCGCCGAGATGGGCGCCGACGTGGTGATCGGGGCGGACGGGCTCAACTCGGTCACGCGCGCGGCGCTCAACGGTGTGGTGGCGCCCTTCTTCACCGGGCAGGTGGCATGGCGGGCGACGATCCCCAACGAGACCGGGCGGCGCGATGACGTGCGCCTGCACATGGGGCCGCATCGCCACCTCGTCAGCTATCCGCTGCGGCAGGGGCGGCTTCTCAACCTCGTGGCGGTGCAGGAACGCGCTGCCTGGGCCGCCGCAAGCTGGAGCCAGACGGACGATCCGATGGTGTTGCGCGCCGCCTTCGCCGATTTCGGCGCGGATGTGCGCGGGATGCTGGAGCGGGTCGAGACGGTCAATCTCTGGGGGCTGTTCCGGCATCCGGTGGCGCCGTTCTGGCACGCCGAGGGCGTGACGCTTCTGGGCGACGCGCTGCACCCGACGCTTCCCTTCATGGCGCAGGGGGCCAACATGGCGCTGGAGGATGCGTGGGTCCTGGCGCGCGCGCTGGCCGAGGCCGGGACGCCAAAGGCGGCTTTCGCGCGGTACCGGACCGAGCGCGAGACGCGCGTGCGCCGGATCGTGGATGCGGCGACGGGGAACGCGCGCAAGTACCACCTGGCCCTGCCGCCGGTCCGGTGGGCCGCACATGCGGGGCTGCGTCTTGCCGGCCGGTTGGCGCCGGGCGCGATGATGCGGAGCCTCGAGTGGATTTACGGCACGGACGTGACGCGCGACGGGTGA